Proteins encoded by one window of Chryseobacterium sp. POL2:
- a CDS encoding PfkB family carbohydrate kinase, whose amino-acid sequence MIKVIQKRPLIVVVGSSSIDFVLETSKIPQANDTILASESKSFLGGKGANQAIATAKLGANVYLVSCVGMDPYGQQVIRNLDDEGVNVAFVNETDEPTGTAYVTTSKEGNAIVVIPGANYKLNKRYIDEADRFFQAADMVLIQMEIPTETINYVAEKCKKYNKKLGVYAAPAAYLSKTVIDAATFIVAKNHDIKIIFENEPVESIMKSLPNKLFLRDDANSTSYYDGSEMKYFRENPENMVNKMGMGDAFTSGFAIAYLHQNDIETCVKFGNKIALHVANQLDSQKGLPSLKEVK is encoded by the coding sequence ATGATAAAAGTTATACAAAAGCGTCCTTTAATTGTTGTAGTAGGAAGTTCATCTATAGATTTTGTTTTAGAAACATCCAAAATTCCACAGGCTAATGATACCATTTTAGCATCGGAGTCCAAAAGTTTTCTTGGTGGAAAAGGAGCTAATCAAGCCATTGCTACTGCAAAGCTCGGCGCGAATGTCTATTTGGTAAGCTGTGTTGGCATGGATCCTTATGGGCAACAGGTTATCAGAAATCTCGATGACGAAGGGGTTAATGTCGCTTTTGTTAACGAAACAGATGAGCCTACAGGAACAGCTTATGTTACAACCTCCAAAGAAGGCAACGCTATTGTGGTAATTCCTGGAGCCAATTATAAACTTAATAAACGTTACATAGATGAAGCTGATCGTTTTTTTCAGGCAGCAGACATGGTTTTGATACAAATGGAAATCCCAACCGAAACTATCAATTATGTAGCAGAGAAATGCAAAAAATATAACAAAAAACTAGGTGTTTATGCTGCGCCAGCGGCATATTTGTCCAAAACTGTTATTGATGCAGCAACTTTTATTGTTGCAAAAAATCACGACATTAAAATCATTTTTGAAAACGAACCGGTGGAAAGCATCATGAAGAGCCTTCCCAACAAATTGTTTCTGAGAGACGATGCCAATTCTACAAGTTACTATGATGGCAGCGAAATGAAATATTTTCGCGAAAATCCAGAAAATATGGTTAACAAAATGGGAATGGGGGACGCCTTTACATCGGGTTTTGCAATAGCATATCTTCACCAAAATGATATCGAAACTTGCGTGAAATTTGGAAACAAAATAGCCCTTCATGTAGCCAATCAACTCGATTCTCAGAAAGGACTTCCAAGCCTTAAGGAAGTTAAATAA
- a CDS encoding DUF4241 domain-containing protein, protein MNHIENITKLFSKSFVENPLLESFEAGVLHLSSGRLVACDPIITPDKTAFNQLFPKGDFSIMIHKEISNNCVAYSEIIFESGDVDSWVMALCDNQKLEDLEEGEIFGFPVESGMSALMDLDSQQRLNDYEQELFHKKGVDFLGIYEEFFHTYFYDSNGAIDQFAMMKPYPEEKANLLAFEAGYGEGFYASYIGYNKAKQPIKFVTEFIEIQ, encoded by the coding sequence ATGAATCATATAGAAAATATCACGAAACTATTTTCAAAATCATTTGTAGAAAACCCGCTTCTAGAAAGCTTTGAGGCGGGTGTTCTACATTTGTCGTCTGGACGATTGGTTGCGTGCGATCCCATTATAACACCGGACAAAACTGCTTTTAACCAATTGTTTCCGAAAGGAGATTTTTCCATTATGATCCATAAGGAGATTAGCAACAATTGCGTCGCTTATTCGGAAATTATTTTTGAATCGGGAGATGTTGATAGTTGGGTGATGGCATTGTGCGATAACCAAAAATTAGAAGATTTAGAAGAGGGTGAAATCTTTGGTTTTCCTGTAGAATCGGGGATGTCAGCACTTATGGATTTGGACTCTCAACAAAGATTAAATGACTACGAACAAGAACTTTTTCACAAGAAAGGCGTTGACTTTTTAGGCATTTACGAAGAGTTTTTCCATACGTATTTTTACGATAGCAATGGCGCGATTGATCAATTCGCGATGATGAAACCATATCCAGAAGAGAAAGCTAATCTTTTGGCCTTCGAGGCGGGTTACGGTGAAGGTTTTTATGCCTCTTACATCGGTTACAACAAAGCGAAACAACCTATAAAATTTGTTACAGAATTTATAGAAATTCAATAA